The Desulfohalobium retbaense DSM 5692 region AGTAGATCTGGCGCTTGAATTATTTAATATCTATAGAGAAGTTTTTAAAATAAAACCAGATATGCGAATTAAGATAAGAAATTACAACATAATCCTTAATAAATCCATTGACCTTATGAACCTTACAGAGGTTAATTTACATGCAACCCAGTCTGCAAAAGAACAATTCGTTAAAGAATTTACTAAAATCGCTCAGCAAATAGACAGAAGTTACTTAAGCAAAATAAAAAAAGCTATGGCACTCGACTACATTCTATTTAAAAAATTATATGTATACTAATATTCTTTTTTCCCACGTTTATAAAAGTAGTAAAGATAAAAAACTTTATTTCAATATGTAAATGAATAATAAATAACTAAGGGCAACATATGTTACTATTCTATGCAGATGCTCATGGCAACTTTGAGGAATTGATTAGCGTTGCTCGAAAATATCATTCCGAAATAAAGGGTATTTTTTTATTAGGAGACCAATCGCCAGGTCAACCTTTAGATCAAGAATTGAAAGCCCTAGGGTCAGGTATTATAGCCAAAACATATTTCATACTTGGAAATCATGATTTAGAATCAAAAAAATATATCGAGAATCATTTTTGCATTTGGCAAAACTACCTAAATAAACGAACAATCGACATAGATGGTATCTGTATAGGTGGCTTTTCAAGTACATATTCAGAAAAATCAATTTTTTTTTCAAATAACAACAAAACAAAATATACTATTGATACTTTAAAATCTAAAGAGCCACTTTGCTGTGAATGTTTATCTGGGTTTTCTAATATGTCTTTAGATATACTAATTACCCATGAAGCCCCAAGTAACCATCCAGAGGGTTGTTATAAAATTGACGAAGCGGCACGACTTAGTCAATCGTCTATCATTATTCATGGACATCATCATGAAGATTATGAATCTTCATTGCCATTTGGTACACGAATCATCGGCCTTGGAAGGCAACAAGTGCTGTACTTCACAGCTGATATGCTTACTAATAATTTCTACTTTTAACTTTTATTAATTTATGTGCCGACTGTTCTATTTTACTATATTTGCATATGATACAGCCTAATAAATATAAACACTACCCGATGAAAATCTAGATCAAAAAAAGGAAAGGACATGGCAAAAAAAATTGCGCTAGTTGGTTTTGGAGATGCCCCCGGTACAACGACAAATATTTGTCACACAGCATATGTCTTATCTGTCAAAATGGGATACAAGACGCTGGTTGTTGATTGTGATCCAAAATGCGATGCCACTTTATTTTTGGACAAGACATACGATAGCAACGCTAGGAATAACATCTTTGGATATTTAATGAGTGATTTTTCTCATAATGAGTGCATAGCAAAAACTAACTATAAGAACCTGGATGTTTTACCCGGAAGCTACATGGTCTCAACAATTCGAGAAAGCGGCCGCTACAATTTTAATGTTTCAAATTTCGAAGATAACTATGATATAATTCTTTTTGACACATCTGAAAAAACACATCCTCAAAATGAGGTTTTTCTGCGAGATACAGACTATTACATTGCAATTGCTAGACCTGAAATGGATTTTTTTATTCTAGAGACTATTGAGGATTTTCAAATTGATGGGTATATGTTTTTCGACAAGTCTCAATTTGCCGGTATACTTTTCAGTCGAGTTTTGCAACCAGAAGAATTTTGTAAAATGTATAGAAAAAAAGTTTGTGATTTTTTTGACGGGATTGCGACATACCCTTTTTGGGATAGCATAATTCAAGAAAATATCAGTGCCATTTCTTCTTTTAGAGACCACACCTTGCTATTTGATAGAACAAACTCTGTACGCCTCACCCGAAACTATTACAGAGCAGCGAATGAAATTTCTGAAAAAATAGTCAATCTTTAAAATTACATATAAATGGAGGCATATATGAATAACCAATACTATGAAAAAACAACCATACGAGCTTTTGTTGATATCATTTGGTTTCCAATGCGTTTTTTTGGTTTATTGTATGGCATTTTGTTTCTCGCGCTTTTTTTAAAGGTTGATTACGAAGAGCATGCAAACTTTATAAACGCCATAGGCCCACCTGCCGTAGAATTTTTAAGTTATTATCTTGGTTGGTTTTTAGAGTTTCCAACAGTTATTTATGGGGCACTTGTTTTTGCGTTTTGGTTCTTTTTTTACTGGATATATACTATCCACGGTTTGTTTATATCAGCCTGTGTCATATTATATCATATCTTGAATTCAATTTTACAAGTTTATCCTATTTTTTAGCTTTCAGTTTTTTTAGGCCGGGACCGCCCTGGTGATCAATGACAGGGTGGTCCATTGTGAGGCCCGGGCGGGGCTTGTGCGGGACGCAGAACAAGAGGCCGAGTGTTGTTACCGGGAAAACCCCGAGGGAGGGGCGAGAACGTATTGTGAATGCTATCCAGGTTGGGAAAGTGCCGGTGTTGTGTTCGACCATCCAGCTTTTGGGTGAGGGGTTTGATTGCTCCGGTCTGCCAGTTAGTTTTTGACTACGCCGGTTCGCTTCAAAGGACGGCTGCTCCAGGTCGTGGGTCGGATTCTCAGACCTGGAGATGGGAAGCGGCCACGGGTATTTGACTATGTGGATGCACAGGTGGGGTTGCTGCACCACCAGGCGCAAAAACGGGCACAGGCATTGGCCGAACTCACGGCATGGCCTCAGGGCCACCATGCCCCATAGAAACCCCTGTAAGGCCCATATACCCCCAGGCTCCCCGGAGAAAACGGCCTGGTCGTGCTTACAGAAACTGGACAAAACGGACCGATCGCCCGCAGGCACAGAAAAGCGCATTTCTGTTTTTCTTGAAAATTGTATTTCCGTAAAAACGTATTATGAGGG contains the following coding sequences:
- a CDS encoding ParA family protein, which produces MAKKIALVGFGDAPGTTTNICHTAYVLSVKMGYKTLVVDCDPKCDATLFLDKTYDSNARNNIFGYLMSDFSHNECIAKTNYKNLDVLPGSYMVSTIRESGRYNFNVSNFEDNYDIILFDTSEKTHPQNEVFLRDTDYYIAIARPEMDFFILETIEDFQIDGYMFFDKSQFAGILFSRVLQPEEFCKMYRKKVCDFFDGIATYPFWDSIIQENISAISSFRDHTLLFDRTNSVRLTRNYYRAANEISEKIVNL
- a CDS encoding metallophosphoesterase family protein, translated to MLLFYADAHGNFEELISVARKYHSEIKGIFLLGDQSPGQPLDQELKALGSGIIAKTYFILGNHDLESKKYIENHFCIWQNYLNKRTIDIDGICIGGFSSTYSEKSIFFSNNNKTKYTIDTLKSKEPLCCECLSGFSNMSLDILITHEAPSNHPEGCYKIDEAARLSQSSIIIHGHHHEDYESSLPFGTRIIGLGRQQVLYFTADMLTNNFYF